CCGCGCTGCAACAGCAAGTACCTGACGGCGACGCACAACGCGCTGAACGGATGCATTCGGGagtcgctgcttctgcttgAGGAGAAGAGTCTCTCGACAGTCGCACTGCCGTTCTTCGTGCCGTCGGTCTCCAAGAAGAGCGCCTCCCCGTCCCCGgtcgctgcgtgcgcctcgccggcgtaTCCCCCggggtcgccgccgtccttGCGCGCAACGGGCCTCGAGCCAcgcgggctgcagcgcgtccgcagcgcggaaggcgcgcaggccgagAGCGAGTCAGGGGCCGAACAAAAAAAACCCGACGCGTTAGGCGGCGATGAGCGTGCGGCGTACATCCACACGACGCTGCGcagtctgcggcgctggatggagcgcctccgcagcaaaGTCGACGCGGTAGTGCTCTTCGCCAACGACATTCAAGAAATGCGCATGTGCGACTCATTCGTGAGACTCTACTTCCCAAGAAATCCAACGGAAGAGGTGAGCCAACGTGCAAGCGAAACGGCTGTAgtggaggcggagccgccCACCAAATTGCCTTCCGGCCGGCGTGCCTTTCGTGAGCGGCACTGACCCCGCTGCTCTCTCACCGCAGCCTTTTGTGCGCCTCCCGTATGCTGGGTAGGCACTGGGGAGGGCGGTATCCACTTACATGCGGATGCGAGAGTTCGATTTTTCGAAGTTGAGCTGCTGAAGCAGGTCAGTCTGCATGGTGTCTCCATTGCGAGGGGGGAGGCACATCCTCTGCACGGCCAACGGCTCGCGTGGCTGGCGGTCGGAAGGCTTTCgactcccttctctctctgccctTAGCCTTTTCCTTTCAAGTTTTTTGAGGTCTGTTAAGCTTGTTTTTTACGcggctctctgtcgcgctctCGTCTGCCCTTTCGGATTTATTGTGATTTTTTTTCTGTATTTTttctgccgcaggcggaggcgcgctggGGGCTGCCCGAGGAGATCGGAAACGAGTTCGGTCAGATCGAGGTCGCGGAGCGGCGCATCCGGATAGCGCGCGACGGCCCGCAGAAGGCCGGGAGTTTCTCAGAGTCCTCTGAcggctccttcgcctcgtttCCTTCGAGAAAAGGCGAAATCACCGCGCAGTTCGGCGGCTTGTTCATGCGCGCCTCAGACGACGAGTCTGACCAGGAGGACACCGCACGCACAAAGCCTGGCGAAAGCGAAGACCGCCGCGTGATTCTCGGGTCGACAGACGTGAGCTTCAccgacgcgaaggcctccACCGAGACGGAAAAACGAATCCAGGCACTCAACGCCAACTACGATGTGCGTCTGCtcgcccctcctcgccgcagcaggcagcTGTCTTCAAAGTCGGCGATGAAACGCGTCTGCCGCACACGTTTTGTCGCCGATGCATGCGTATACCTCATTTCCGACACGCTTAGCAGTATAGGGATTTACCAATATCTGCATacgcacatatacatacacatataacaaatatatatatttgcgtTTGTACTCTTGTATATTTGTCGACGTACTATACATGCGTGCGGCGTGCGTGTGCAGTTCTGCACTTTCGAGGGGATTCTTGGTGTGGTGCTGTGGTCTTTGTTTTGctgaagaaaaggaaaagaaCTGCCTCTCAGAGGcagttttttttctttttcttcacgGCTCCTCTGGTATGCGTCGCGTGTCTTTCCCCCCTTAATTCGCAGGTTTTTTGCCTCTTTTGGGGGGTGTTTGGGCCAGTCCTACGTCTCGCTTGCGTGGCGCATTCGTGGCTTTCACTGCGGAGACTCTTGTTCTCTTTCTTCAGCCCTCAGGTGGCGACCTGGACAGCGAGACCCTTTACCACCGGTACCTGCGGCAAGCGTCGGCGATCGCGGACTGCGTGGCCTTTCAGCAGCTGGACAAAATCGGGTTTCTTTATCCCTGCGGAACGGACAAAGCCGGCCGGCCTGtcatcgtcttcctcgccgcgctctttCCTTCCACGCCGCTCGACGCGGGGCTCGTGCTGCTCTACATCGTCAAAAAGCTGGATCCCTACATCCGTGACAAGTACACCCTGCTCTACGTCAACACAGGTAGCCTGAAGCACTACTACGGGGCGGCTGCACTCCAGCATTCGACCCCCTTTGCACGCGCGCACATATGTCTATCTATTTCTGGATATAGTGTTTGTCACAagggtatatatatagtcgTTCTgtgtgcatacatatacagaCATACATACGTCATAACCCGTCTGTGTAtctgcatacatacatatataggtCTATAAGCGTATAAGGTTACATATCTGTATATAATTCTATACATAACATATCGTAtaagtacatatatatatatatatatatatatatatatgtttgtgtgtgtgttggtGCAGAGGTTCACCACAGCCACATGCCGTCGATGGCGTTGTGGCGGGAGTTTTTTCATTTGTTTTCCAAGTACGAAAACACGCTTGACGAGCTGCTTGTTCTCCATCCGGGGCTCCTTTTCAAAGCGGCcttcgcatgcagctggCCCTACCTGCCTACGCACCTGTGGTCGGGCACTTCGTACCTCCAGACCGTGCAGGTACGCCACCCgctctttttctccctctccgcgcttctaagcaggctgcggcatatatatatatatatatatcttcatgtgtgtatatatgtgcgtACATGTATACCTGTtggtatatatgtgtgtgtttATCTGTACGTATATGTGTTTTTATACACACCCGTGAGAGTTTGTGTGTCTCGTTGCGTCCGCTGTTCCCGCCTGGCTCCGGTTTGTTTTCGAGCTGCCGTCCCTTTgcgttatatatatatatatatatatatatatatatatatatagtgcAAGTCCGGATATACGTATTCATGTATAGAGTCcgcataaatatatatatacgaaTTATGAGTCAGCATTTACATGTAAATACGTGTAGAGCAGAGTtcgcatatatgtatatatatgtggattCTTTCTCTCGTTGCGTAGGAGCTCTTTGAACACGTGGAGGAGAAGCAGGTTCGCCTGCCCAACTACGTCTTGGAGTTTGACAGGAAGCCTCGCAAGCGCATCCTCGGTCTCTCGCTGTGAAAAAGACACGCTCAAAACTGAAAAGGCTTgggtcgccgcgccgtggACACGATGATCGCCGACAGCTGTCTCCTGCTCCCGGGGCTCtctcgcgggccttcgcgAGTCTCGCAGTCGCCAGCGAAACGCCCTCCTTCAAGCTCGAAACCAAATCGCCCGGACCCTGGCTGTCTCCACGAGTCACgatgtgcatatatatatgtgtataaatatatatgttggTGTATGTAGAGATGTGTATCTTGTGGAGAGCCTACGCCACGCATGCATTCTTGTTCGCGTGCATGTGCTGGCGTTCTGAAGCCTTTTTTGAATGTGCGTCTCCGgggccgcgaggctgccTGCTGGTCTTCAGTTTGTCTGGAGATGCGGCCGTCTATCCGGTTTTATGTGTACTCACATgcatctacatatatatatgtatatacgcaTGTATAGGTGCTGACGGCGTGCACGGGGGTCTGTGCGTTATGAAGAGAGGCCAATAGAAGAGCATGATGTACGTACGCAGCGAAGGAAGCGAGGGAAGCGTACGCTAGGCCGTTGTGAGAGTGCTCAGGCGCAGGAACACAGACGTGGTGCCTTGTGAATCACATAGGTCGGTGTCTGTGTGTTTAACGAATGCACATATTCAGAGGCGCTCcccacacacatatacacatatgtatatatatatctatttataAGCAAGTAGACGTCGAGTGTGCGTCTGTGTAGGATAGATTTGGCGTCTTGGGCGGTGTGGATGTGCGCTTTTTAGAGAGACTGTCCACAAATAGGAGCCCCTGGTTCACTTCCTGGCGGTGATGTTTCGTTCGAAAGTCCCGCAAGTGGGGTCAGGTTTTCCATGGAGTCTATTTGGAAAAGGGCTTTTGCGGCCATGTTGGCGCTGGGGCGCTGCGTAGCATCTGTGATGATTTACGAAAGAACTCGTTAACGAGCTGTTCTTGAGGCTTGTCGGGCCAAAGGGAAATGGAGAGTGTCGTGTTTGGCAAATGCCGTCTGGTCTGTGAGGCGCCTAGCGAAACTCTAAACACAATTTCACATTTATCAAAACCTTGCGTCGCCCCCGCGTGTGTCGGGAGCAGCGGGAAGTTTTTCTTCAGACGCCTGTAACGCCAAGGCAGGGGCGAGTGAGCTGATGTCTGGGTgtgccgctgcgctcgcggcaaCACACAGAAAACTTCGGGCGCCTTCGAGCCGATTCAGCGTGCATCTGCGGCAGCCTTACACAGCTTCTGTCGTATATCCCAAGCAGATAGTTGCAGACTACCCTACGCTGGGCTGCAGGCAGATACACGAACCGACCCTTCGGGGTGCGCTGTTCGAAAGACATGCATCATGCACACGGCTGTCGAACTCGCAAGTCTGACTTCACTGAGCTGCTGCGAGAGTGACACAAAATATGCTGGCTAACCATTCCTACAtgtctatgtatatatatatatatatatatatatatatatatatatatatatgtatgtgtacgCGTgcatatagatgtatatatatatatatatatatatatatgactACTTCTCGGAGTACGGTGCGTCCGGATGTGGTCAGTGCGCTCTGCAGGGGCTGTCAAACACTAGATACCGCTGGATGCCACTTCTCTGCCTTTCGCCACAAGTTCACACGGCAGGCAAAGGGTCTTGTTTGTTCTGGAGGAACGAGTGCGTCTGCAACCGCCTCGTcactcgctgccgcgctggGGATGCGCGCCGCCTGGTACCTGGAGCGGCATGTGCAGCCTCCGTTGCCTCGAAAGGGAGGTGCAGGACTTCAGGGTACACACAGGCAAGTATCCGTGTGCAACACCGGCAAGGAAGAGAGCTTCATGCGAGTCCAACTGCCTGCGAGGCGTCCCGATGGCAGCGAAGTTAAAACACTCCCGAGGTGGATTTCGCTGGCAAAGAATGGCTACGTGTGGCTCAGCATCTGCGTACCTGacgtcccccccccttctctctcttaAACTGCCCAGGGCTACGAATTTCCCCAGAAACTGGGGCAAGGGACAGGTCCCACCCGCGAGATGGCGTCACGGTGAACACGGGCAAGCGGTAATTCTGGTGAGTCAGGTTCGACACTGCGACGCGGTTCCGGCGGGTTCTGAGAGCCGGATTTCTTGTCGGGGACATCTCAGGTTTCGTTTGCCAGAACGGAACGCAATCTGCAGAAACTTGTGCGCCCGTCCTCTTTTCGTGTTGTGCGCCAACGGCGAGGGTGCGAGAGGGTGCTGTGTCTGGTTTTattcgcgtgcggcgccgccggaggtGTTCAGGGGTCACAGTGTCGTATGTCTAAGGGTTCTATTGCGTTCTAGACGTTGTTCCGGCGGAGTTTCTACGCGTAAACCGAATGATCCGCCTGGGGAGCTCATCGATTTCCTGGCAGAAAAAccagagcgccgcgcactcGGGCGGAACTGCAACTTTTCGCGCTGAACTTGTTGCTCGAACCCCCGAGCGGTGgtgcgcgctcgccctgAGCAGCTGCCTGGCAGCCGAAGAGCGACTTTCTTGCACCCAGTGCGTCGCACGGGACGGACAGCTGCTGTGTGGGAAAAGTCTCGTTTTATCGTCAGCGCGCGTCACGGTATGACAAGGTGCGGCTGTGCTTGGCGCGTTTTTCCGGGAAAACCTGCTTCTGCACGCGCATCCTACCGGTGAGCACTATTCTCTAAAAGCCTCAGATTCTGGCAGAcccgcttcctcttccctcccccctccaGACTCCGAAGACATCGGCCTCGTCCGCTGAGGGAAACTCGGCCCGCATCACGCAGACACGCCAAGAAAAGATCGAGCAATGCGCGTTATGCGGGAGACACAGGGTTGACTTCCCACAGTCGGGTTGCGTTGGATGTACACCAGGGTTGATGCGGAGCTGAAtcgtcgctgcgctcgtCATTTTTCTTGTTTTCTGCGCATTTTCTCGCTGGACGCACCGCCTGAACGCTCGCCTAGAGATATCGTCCAGTCGGCGACCCTGTCCTCAAGTAGCGGGACTCTGCGCGACCGTCAAATCTATTTTGCCGGTCAGACGGGACTCGTACGCGACTGCCGCTGATCGGGTTCCTGGCATCTTCTGCGTCATTCGTCGTCGCGTCCGCTGTTTATTTCAGATGTAGACGCCACGCAGTTGACGCCACTTGGACGTCCTCGGGTCTAGGAAGCCCTATTTCAttcgcgctctcttctccgaGAGGTCTCTGTACAGGAATACGCGTCCGCTGGATGTTGAGTAATAGTTCTGCCAGACCCCTGGGGCAAACACACAAAGCCGTGCTCAGCTGAACGCTTCGTATGGTTCGTCTCGTTCTCTAAGTTCGTTCTTTCCTCCTGCCCGAAGCGTTTTAAGCAAGCCCTAAACATCATAGGGGCTGGGGAGAGAGGCTTGGAAGCGTTCTTGGAACGTTAGGTCTGTTTTTTGAGTTCAACTCGATGTTTGGCTCTTGTAGTCGCATTTGACGCGTTTTTCTTTAGCCACAGAAGCAAAGAACTCCCTCCATTTGACAAGAAGGCACCGACTGAACAGAACTTACGGGCGGCCTATGATTTCGCACGTAGTGTAGCTAGATTTCTTCCCTGTGAATGCTTTGCACGCCATTTGTGTGTACTCACATACAGACCCTGTACAGCCCTGCAAATCGTATATCGTGTGTAtaggacgcggagaagcagcgaagcCGTCTCAGGCTGACACGCACATTTCACAGCGTCTTCTCTGATCCAGGTTTCcatgtttttttttttggtATGTACAGCCGTCAGCACTACCCGAGGACTCGTATTCCCATGCCTAGGCGCACAGACATTTTATACAGACTTCTGTGTCCGCACTGGCGATTTGAAGCTATTTGCTGACGTATTGAACTCATTTGAACATCCCGATTTAGCTTGTAATCCCGTGCAGTGCAGCATCGCATACGTATACGTGCATAAATAGATAGATCTTCATCCATAAGTATATCCTTGTATGTATACGTACGCGTCTCGTCCTTGTAAAGTCATTGCTTCCTGTTTAAGGGATATGTACAGACGACTGCAGCGTTTTTCCTGATATGCATTTTTGAACGTTTTTCCTGCGGATcgtgttttctctctgcaccCATCTGCCTGTGTATCAGATATCCACTGTATTCTTTCTCGCGATTCGGGATATCGTTCTTCCTTGTTCCATCATTTTGGTTTCCTGTTTCACTCCACGTCCTCCATCCTCCGCCCCGTCCCATTTGAACTCTTGGATCGAGTCAACCCACGCCGTTTTTGAGCTCTCCAGGGTTTTTCACTTCTTTCTTCATCATCGTCTTTTCCGCAGTCGGCGCGcgcttttcctcctcgccgtcggcgtcctctttgTTTTTACTTTTTCCATCAtgctcgcgtcggcggctcGTGGGAGCAgctcccgccgcggcggtcgcgccgtGGCCTCTCCAGACCAaggcgccctgcgcaggAACGTgctccggcgcgcggcgcgagcgccgttcacggaggaggctgcgcgatctccggcggacgcagagaagtCTTTCCTGCCCGACTTTGGGGGCTCGCCCGTGAAGAAGAGCGAGCTCTACTCGTCGACTTTGTCTCTGGAGGAAGTGAGTCTGGCGTCCACCGagtgcctcgcctccgtgcCGTCGTCCGCCGACCACTCCGATGCCGAATGCGGCTCCACGACGGGcccggagccgcgcgcggccgcggcgccgcgcggccgcgtcgccgaggaggcctgggcgcaggcgacgcaggcagaagTTGAGCGGTTCTCAGCGGAGTCCgtcgcttcgtcttcgctgacGTCCGTCTCGCCCGCAGAGcctccgcagacggcgcggccaggtgtctcctcctcggaCATCCTGATGCAGGGCCGATTCCAGTGCCAGTCAACTCGAAAccccttcctcgccctccagagcgccgcctccgcgccgtcgcggcccgcggcctccatgtcgttctcctccttccgccaGGCGACGACCACCTCAAACTCCGCTTCGACACCGagttcctctgcggcgcctcatTTGGGCCGCTCagcctcgctggcgacgctgcctctctctggcgcgtcggcgcagagcgcgtcCCCAAACTCGGCGGTCTCACACGTCCTCCCGAGTTTCCAGTCGCAGTCCTCGTTCCCCAGCGCGCAGAGCGTgcgaagcgcagagacggcggcagtTCAGAGAACTGCGTCgttcgccgcagaggcgaaagcagaagccgcgccgccggcgccggccgtgtcggcagacgcggcagctgtacgtacacagCAGAAACCGAGGCAAATGAAAAAGAAACCTCGATTCGTCAGAGCCTgtcccgcggctctcgcgcgacgGGAAATTCCAACCAAACCTGTAAGAGaacacgcagcagcaggaagcgagcgcgATGCAAACTGTCGCTCACGTGTGGGGACGCAAGTCGAGAAGTGCGCACGTCTGCGGGTGCGGTGTAGCTGTCTGCACCAACGACTCATAGAGCGTCGGTGTGTGGGTTCGTGTGCATTTTCTGTGTGCCTTTATTGTGTTTCGACCTTTGAGATAGATCATCAACTGGCGCCTGCATCCGTTGTAGTCGGTCtgtgctgtctcctctttctttttttccagaCTGGCCCTCTCGCTCCTAATCTTCTCTACAAGTACCGCTGCCCGGGCGGTCAGGGAATCCAAGTTCCTGCGGTAcgtggagaggcgaagaTCCAAGAAAGAAAGCGGTTGTAAAGCAGCGTCGGGTGTTCCTACATCTCTCTGGGGCACTGGGAACCACCGTCCGTTCCTTCTTTGCATGTATGTGCTTTTTTCCCTGTATCCCAGCGCGTTCGTGTGGGCGGATCTGTGTTGTTTTGTTGCAGTTGCGCATGGAGTCTGCGCCGACTAAGTTGAGCAATTGGCGGGTGTCCTGGCAGGAGCTTCTCTGCTACAACCCGCGGTCGTACGGGGCCACTCCTCTTTTCAAGGAAAACTATGTTGTCatgcgcgccggcctcgaaAACTACATCTCCAACATCACCGATATCGTTTTTGTGGTAcgtcgagagagaggggagagtGACAGGCTTGTTGCGCTTCTCAGCGATGCGGAATTTTTTTGCTTCGGTGAGACGCGTGCGGAGtcgcagaaaaaaaggaaCGCAGGTGACAGGCTCCTGCGGTGGTGAGACCTCACGAGTGTAGGCGTTTTTCCAGATTGTGGCGTTGCGCTGCACTTTgggtttttttttcaggacCGGAACTCCGCGCATCAGAATCCCGCCTATGTGTATCACGCCTACCTCGTGCCGCCTGTCACTCCGCACGACTACTCGACGGCCGCATGTgagttttttctgcttttctgtTCCTGTTTTTGTGTTGCCCCGCCAAGTTTTCTCCGTGTTTGTCGTTTgcgttcgctctctctgtgtcgcgTGGGTCGTTCACCAGTGTCGCTTTTAGGGATTTAGGGTTTTTCTACGTGTTTGTGCCCTCTCGCGGAGTAGAGTTAAGGGCGTG
This portion of the Besnoitia besnoiti strain Bb-Ger1 chromosome VII, whole genome shotgun sequence genome encodes:
- a CDS encoding macro domain-containing protein (encoded by transcript BESB_079020); translation: MAMDFGRAVSDAVVWLSAEIRKTLEDDDKAFASSGLPRASATVCYGDEEWKTAEEKGRDGRSEEKRVFASRRQRAAAPASSVSLDCLVCWQDALEASPLLLDGGFAAPTPSTRGESPNETLGACVADETGCGASSAFPRAQTASSKPTLTSACPLSPSSASFASAGAGDFCDRDGGPRSPFPVDVALNQRLYLHYGDPCALKVDALVCFTSEAYRPIDALGARLELIGGDELASEVRHLERCKAGEARICRSFNLPSSHIVYTVGPRCNSKYLTATHNALNGCIRESLLLLEEKSLSTVALPFFVPSVSKKSASPSPVAACASPAYPPGSPPSLRATGLEPRGLQRVRSAEGAQAESESGAEQKKPDALGGDERAAYIHTTLRSLRRWMERLRSKVDAVVLFANDIQEMRMCDSFVRLYFPRNPTEEAEARWGLPEEIGNEFGQIEVAERRIRIARDGPQKAGSFSESSDGSFASFPSRKGEITAQFGGLFMRASDDESDQEDTARTKPGESEDRRVILGSTDVSFTDAKASTETEKRIQALNANYDVRGDLDSETLYHRYLRQASAIADCVAFQQLDKIGFLYPCGTDKAGRPVIVFLAALFPSTPLDAGLVLLYIVKKLDPYIRDKYTLLYVNTEVHHSHMPSMALWREFFHLFSKYENTLDELLVLHPGLLFKAAFACSWPYLPTHLWSGTSYLQTVQELFEHVEEKQVRLPNYVLEFDRKPRKRILGLSL